The following are encoded together in the Cyanobacterium aponinum PCC 10605 genome:
- a CDS encoding NAD(P)H-quinone oxidoreductase subunit N yields the protein MDFSSQIASQLNAVTILPEGIVTVTLLLVLIGDLIFGRKSANALAYLSVIGLFSAVVALFYGWNNTEITSFLGAFTADNLSIVFRAIVALSTAITILMSIAYIENTGTSLAEFIGIMLTATLGGMLLCGASELVMVFVSLEMLSISSYLMTGYMKRDPRSNEAALKYLLIGAASSAIFLYGSSLLYGLSGGLTNINEIGAVLQAGEGLESLGLAIALVFMIAGIAFKISAVPFHQWTPDVYEGSPTPVVAFLSVGSKAAGFAIAIRLLVTVFEPVTQQWHFIFTALAILSMVLGNVVALAQTSMKRMLAYSSIGQAGFVMIGLVASTTAGYSSIIFYLFIYLFMNLGAFACVILFSLRTGTDKISDYAGLYQKDPLLTLGLSLCLLSLGGIPPLAGFFGKIYIFWAGWQAGLYSLVLVALVTSVISIYYYIRVVKMMVVKEPHEMSEVVKNYPSVRWNMSGMRPIQISLIVLTIATSLIGILSNPVVNVANQSVTSSRVLEASLTQASANIDSTMDNQRKNIALR from the coding sequence ATGGATTTTTCCAGTCAAATAGCTAGTCAACTAAATGCAGTCACGATTCTGCCAGAAGGAATTGTCACTGTAACCTTATTATTAGTCTTAATTGGTGATTTAATTTTTGGACGTAAATCAGCTAACGCCTTAGCATACTTATCCGTAATTGGTTTATTTAGTGCGGTTGTTGCCTTATTTTACGGTTGGAATAACACAGAAATAACCTCTTTTTTAGGTGCTTTCACCGCCGACAATTTGAGTATTGTTTTTCGTGCAATTGTAGCTCTTTCAACGGCGATAACTATTTTAATGTCTATTGCCTATATTGAAAATACAGGAACATCTCTCGCTGAATTTATCGGTATTATGCTTACCGCTACTTTAGGGGGAATGCTTTTATGTGGAGCTTCTGAATTAGTAATGGTGTTCGTATCCTTAGAAATGCTTAGTATTTCTTCCTACTTAATGACAGGATACATGAAACGAGATCCCCGTTCTAATGAAGCCGCTTTGAAATATTTGCTAATTGGTGCGGCAAGTTCTGCCATTTTCCTTTATGGTTCTTCCTTACTATATGGTTTGTCTGGAGGATTGACCAACATTAACGAAATCGGTGCAGTATTACAAGCAGGAGAAGGCTTAGAATCTCTCGGTTTAGCCATTGCCTTAGTGTTCATGATTGCGGGGATTGCGTTTAAAATTTCCGCCGTGCCTTTCCACCAGTGGACTCCTGATGTTTATGAAGGTTCTCCCACCCCAGTAGTTGCATTCTTATCTGTGGGTTCAAAAGCGGCAGGATTTGCGATCGCAATTCGCTTATTAGTCACAGTATTTGAACCAGTAACTCAACAATGGCATTTCATTTTCACGGCTTTAGCCATTTTAAGTATGGTGTTAGGCAACGTAGTGGCATTAGCCCAAACAAGCATGAAACGTATGTTAGCTTACTCTTCCATCGGACAAGCAGGATTTGTCATGATTGGTTTAGTTGCTAGTACGACAGCCGGTTACTCAAGCATAATCTTTTACTTGTTTATTTATCTATTCATGAACCTCGGTGCTTTTGCCTGTGTCATTCTTTTCTCTTTAAGAACAGGAACTGATAAAATTAGTGATTATGCAGGACTATATCAAAAAGACCCCTTACTAACTTTAGGATTAAGTCTTTGCTTACTATCCTTAGGCGGAATTCCTCCCTTAGCAGGGTTTTTCGGTAAAATATACATTTTTTGGGCGGGTTGGCAAGCAGGACTTTATAGCCTCGTGTTAGTAGCCCTCGTTACCAGTGTTATCTCCATTTACTACTACATTAGAGTAGTCAAAATGATGGTTGTTAAAGAACCCCATGAAATGTCAGAAGTCGTGAAAAACTATCCATCCGTGCGTTGGAATATGAGTGGAATGCGTCCCATTCAAATTAGTTTAATCGTCTTAACCATTGCCACATCCCTCATCGGAATATTATCTAATCCTGTAGTTAACGTTGCTAATCAATCTGTAACTAGCAGTAGAGTTTTAGAAGCATCTTTGACTCAAGCTAGTGCTAACATTGATAGTACTATGGATAATCAAAGAAAAAATATCGCACTACGTTAA
- a CDS encoding pentapeptide repeat-containing protein produces MVFSQVISLVLALIIAFFSVSPSAEALDYTKRDLAEVDFSGQNLTDATFNKTNLRSANLSQSDLQGVSFFGANMDSINLEGANLTNSILDSARLTRANLRNAVLEGAFATNTKFEGANIEGADFTDVILRPDVEEMLCEKAKGVNPTTGRKTRDTLYCP; encoded by the coding sequence ATGGTTTTTTCTCAGGTAATTAGTTTGGTTTTAGCTTTGATAATTGCTTTTTTTTCCGTTAGCCCGTCTGCTGAGGCTTTAGACTATACAAAACGGGATTTAGCAGAAGTGGACTTTTCTGGACAAAATTTGACAGATGCCACTTTCAATAAAACAAATTTACGCAGTGCCAATCTTAGTCAGTCTGATTTACAAGGAGTTAGCTTTTTCGGGGCGAATATGGATTCTATTAATTTAGAAGGGGCTAATTTGACTAATTCTATTCTCGATTCAGCGAGGCTTACCCGTGCGAATCTTCGCAATGCAGTGCTTGAAGGTGCATTTGCCACGAACACAAAATTTGAGGGGGCTAATATTGAAGGGGCTGATTTTACTGATGTTATTTTACGTCCTGATGTAGAAGAGATGCTATGTGAGAAGGCAAAAGGAGTTAATCCCACCACTGGCAGAAAAACCCGTGACACATTGTATTGTCCCTAA
- a CDS encoding TM0106 family RecB-like putative nuclease, protein MAIRPYRSYQHQLFTFALCPLPLHFAYMLLTDELLLHYRRCSRRAFLDIYGEEGQKSPEKDFLFKLKAEKEFHHQQIISHYGLNPHQPRNMLKTQEEEVDKEKLIVLTKQLMSQGVESIYKGVVAWNLIDGEAGKITLTATPTVLIKQNIPSELGNWSYYPLNIHLGKNVKPEYKLLMAFTIDILNQIQGINLTRGEMALRDNRKPHKINLKVWFSRTQELINECFQMLVGENIPDVYISRQKCSFCPWYEGCYQKAKSDQHLSLIPGMTPKRIEYLKQIGVNNMTTLSQTSIADLTFVFTKGIADRLLQQSISLISHQAIFKQPNLLPIPNSDIELYFDIEADGNLQGSTQGNNLSNSMWCDRTLDYLLGILLIDKKNNQQKYYSFLAKTPEEEKIIWHQFLEFINQYPNAPIFHYSEYEVETIKRLAHLYQTSSIQLKTLLSRLFDLHKILINSFYLPVENYSLKTVANWLGFRWRDPKIGKLSSNGGNVGGDQCVFWYDQWLKTGDSTWLEYIVIYNEDDCQGTYELKKWMEKYNNFEEKKLQQNINNCEVLSNSNSKYPI, encoded by the coding sequence ATGGCCATTCGCCCGTACAGAAGTTATCAACATCAACTATTCACCTTTGCCCTTTGCCCTTTACCCTTGCACTTTGCTTATATGCTTTTGACAGACGAATTATTGCTTCACTATAGACGTTGTTCCCGTCGCGCTTTTCTTGATATTTATGGTGAAGAAGGTCAAAAGTCACCAGAGAAGGATTTTCTCTTTAAGTTAAAAGCAGAAAAAGAATTTCATCATCAACAAATTATTTCTCATTATGGTTTAAACCCTCATCAACCTCGAAATATGTTGAAGACACAAGAGGAAGAGGTAGATAAGGAAAAACTAATTGTATTAACAAAACAATTAATGAGTCAAGGGGTAGAAAGTATTTATAAAGGAGTTGTGGCTTGGAATCTTATCGATGGTGAGGCAGGAAAAATAACCCTAACCGCTACCCCCACAGTTTTAATTAAGCAAAATATTCCCTCTGAATTAGGAAACTGGAGTTATTATCCATTAAATATTCATTTAGGAAAAAATGTTAAACCTGAATATAAATTATTAATGGCTTTTACCATTGATATTCTTAATCAAATTCAGGGAATTAATCTTACTAGAGGAGAAATGGCTTTGCGGGATAATCGTAAGCCTCATAAAATCAACCTCAAAGTATGGTTTTCTCGTACTCAGGAATTAATTAATGAGTGTTTTCAGATGTTGGTAGGAGAAAATATACCTGATGTATATATATCTCGTCAGAAGTGCAGTTTTTGTCCTTGGTATGAAGGTTGTTATCAAAAAGCAAAATCAGATCAACATTTGTCTCTTATTCCTGGTATGACACCAAAAAGAATTGAATATTTAAAACAAATAGGGGTTAACAATATGACTACCCTTTCTCAAACTTCTATAGCCGATTTAACTTTTGTTTTCACCAAAGGTATTGCTGATAGGCTCTTACAACAGTCTATTTCTCTTATTTCTCATCAAGCAATTTTTAAACAACCGAATTTACTCCCAATACCTAATAGTGACATCGAGTTATATTTTGATATTGAAGCAGATGGTAATTTGCAAGGTAGTACACAAGGTAATAATTTGAGTAATAGTATGTGGTGCGATCGCACCTTAGATTATCTGTTAGGAATTTTATTAATTGACAAAAAAAATAACCAACAAAAATACTATAGCTTTTTAGCAAAAACCCCAGAAGAAGAAAAAATTATTTGGCATCAATTCTTAGAATTTATCAATCAATATCCCAATGCCCCGATTTTCCATTACTCAGAATATGAAGTTGAAACCATTAAAAGACTAGCCCATTTATATCAAACATCTTCTATTCAATTAAAAACATTATTATCTCGATTATTTGATTTACATAAAATACTCATTAATTCTTTTTATTTACCAGTAGAAAATTATTCTTTGAAAACCGTTGCTAATTGGTTGGGTTTTAGATGGCGTGACCCAAAAATAGGAAAATTATCTTCTAATGGTGGTAATGTAGGGGGGGATCAATGTGTGTTTTGGTATGATCAATGGTTAAAAACGGGCGATTCTACCTGGTTAGAGTACATTGTTATTTATAATGAAGATGACTGTCAAGGCACTTATGAACTAAAAAAATGGATGGAAAAATATAATAATTTTGAAGAAAAAAAACTACAGCAAAATATTAATAACTGTGAAGTTTTATCAAATTCTAATTCAAAGTATCCTATTTAA
- the metK gene encoding methionine adenosyltransferase, which yields MSRSYLFTSESVTEGHPDKICDQISDTILDALLAQDTSSRVAAEVVVNTGLVLITGEITSQANVNYVDLARKKIAEIGYTDASNGFSANSCAVLVALDEQSADIAQGVNQAQEKRESLSEDELDSIGAGDQGIMFGYACNETPELMPMPISLAHRLSRRLATVRKSGELPYLGPDGKTQVTIAYENDQPVGIDTILISTQHSETIGNITDNDKIQATLKEAIQEVVINPVFSDLNLKPSDKTRFLLNPTGKFVIGGPQGDSGLTGRKIIIDTYGGYSRHGGGAFSGKDPTKVDRSASYAARYVAKNIVAAGLASKCEVQLSYAIGVAQPVSILIETFGTSTVSEDKLLPLVKANFDLRPAGIIQMFDLRNLPAQRNGRFYQDVAAYGHFGRIDLDLPWERTDKAAILRDSISQNLAFTNG from the coding sequence TTGAGTCGTAGTTATCTTTTTACGTCCGAGTCCGTTACAGAGGGGCATCCGGACAAAATCTGTGACCAAATTTCCGACACTATCTTAGATGCTTTATTAGCTCAAGATACATCTAGTCGAGTTGCGGCTGAAGTAGTTGTTAATACTGGTTTAGTTTTAATTACTGGGGAAATTACCTCCCAAGCCAATGTTAACTACGTGGACTTAGCTCGTAAAAAAATTGCTGAAATTGGCTATACCGATGCTAGTAACGGTTTTTCTGCCAACAGTTGTGCCGTTTTAGTGGCTTTAGATGAACAATCTGCCGATATTGCCCAAGGAGTCAATCAGGCACAGGAAAAACGGGAATCTCTCAGTGAAGATGAATTAGACAGTATTGGTGCTGGAGATCAGGGTATTATGTTTGGTTATGCTTGTAACGAAACTCCTGAATTGATGCCCATGCCTATTAGTTTAGCTCATCGCTTATCAAGACGTTTAGCAACGGTAAGAAAATCTGGAGAATTACCTTATTTGGGTCCTGACGGTAAAACTCAAGTTACCATTGCCTATGAAAATGATCAACCTGTGGGTATTGACACCATTCTCATTTCTACTCAACACAGTGAAACTATCGGTAATATTACCGACAATGATAAAATTCAGGCTACTTTAAAAGAAGCTATCCAAGAAGTGGTAATTAATCCTGTATTTTCGGATTTAAACCTAAAGCCTTCTGATAAAACTCGTTTCTTACTTAATCCTACTGGAAAATTCGTGATTGGTGGTCCTCAAGGGGATTCTGGTTTAACGGGTCGTAAGATTATTATTGATACCTATGGTGGTTATTCTCGCCATGGAGGTGGTGCTTTTTCTGGAAAAGATCCTACAAAAGTCGATCGCAGTGCCTCTTATGCCGCCCGTTATGTAGCAAAAAATATTGTTGCGGCTGGTTTAGCTAGTAAATGTGAAGTACAACTTAGCTATGCCATTGGAGTTGCTCAACCTGTTAGTATTTTAATTGAGACTTTTGGCACTTCTACTGTTTCTGAAGATAAATTATTACCTTTAGTTAAAGCTAACTTTGATTTACGCCCCGCAGGTATTATTCAAATGTTTGATTTAAGAAACTTACCTGCCCAAAGAAATGGTCGTTTTTACCAAGATGTTGCCGCTTATGGGCATTTTGGCAGAATTGATTTAGATTTACCATGGGAACGTACAGATAAGGCGGCTATTCTTAGAGATAGTATCAGTCAAAATCTTGCATTCACCAACGGATAA
- a CDS encoding DUF1176 domain-containing protein yields MFSCQKETRENSELEAIIITPEEKQVIISKIYENQKDIKLCNQERDQALSIDSTEIYPLKENQYLVEILCFLGAYQGNYQYLLYNRVNSAIEKISFATFRDNPQNLQLTNTFTLNGSPEFDPISQTLSLETKSRGLGDCGSFVVYQWQNSEFTLREYRYKSDCDGVYLSPEKYPLIYP; encoded by the coding sequence TTGTTCAGTTGCCAAAAAGAAACTAGAGAAAATTCTGAGCTAGAAGCAATTATTATCACTCCAGAAGAAAAGCAGGTAATTATTAGCAAAATTTATGAAAATCAGAAAGACATAAAACTGTGTAATCAAGAAAGAGACCAAGCCTTATCTATTGATTCTACAGAAATTTATCCTCTAAAGGAAAATCAGTATTTAGTAGAGATTTTATGTTTTTTAGGGGCGTATCAAGGTAACTATCAATATCTGTTATACAATCGTGTTAATTCAGCTATAGAAAAAATTAGTTTTGCTACTTTCAGAGATAATCCCCAGAATTTACAGTTAACTAACACTTTTACTCTCAATGGCTCTCCAGAATTTGATCCAATTAGTCAAACTCTATCTTTAGAGACAAAATCTAGGGGTTTAGGAGACTGTGGTAGCTTTGTAGTTTATCAGTGGCAAAATAGCGAATTTACCTTAAGAGAATATCGTTATAAATCTGATTGTGATGGGGTTTATCTGTCTCCCGAAAAGTATCCTCTTATTTATCCGTGA
- a CDS encoding sigma-70 family RNA polymerase sigma factor, which yields MVKNHWKSTFMKMQKRTNLVMQFSSFLCLKEESSSLITYWKITPELEQNMRQLLDQQEILAEEDDLIAQEFLEWLRDNQDNLKKKHLIAYLQESCFFATKKVYQRFKNCWNIFTWQDYFQWANLLLASPTKLLAKYNQSLRYKLTTYARSKIESQLIDRAYQYMGWERASDWGLLRQLKSGTRKKCLQIIGGLKDSDLEKYLLVWECFNVVYSSKTIKKNQKLPPPSANHFLKITQEYNFIVKNKGANLPNINQEECNLIISNCIEFARQYCSPKILNSGEYTENLVDQVNVNVREEKELQKEEYNQVDTILTNAFYELDLTQKILFELWKGLQLTQTEIAEIMGVNYGEFVREQYQVTRQINSTRQELLEKLVREILADSQITITKQKFKELKNPLDQWLQEYCKEVLSQKITEIYQLLSDNEKSTIMNNFQEKNFTDSDTLNHDLNPLAKNLKTKLIEDYQLFFPETNHINLCFVHLVEDWFINNYPNFI from the coding sequence ATGGTGAAAAACCATTGGAAATCTACTTTTATGAAAATGCAAAAACGCACTAATCTTGTTATGCAGTTTTCTTCCTTTCTCTGTTTGAAAGAAGAATCATCTTCTCTGATTACCTACTGGAAAATTACTCCTGAATTAGAGCAAAATATGAGGCAATTATTGGATCAGCAAGAAATTTTAGCTGAAGAAGATGACCTTATTGCCCAAGAATTTTTGGAGTGGTTGCGAGATAACCAAGATAATTTAAAGAAAAAGCATTTAATCGCTTATTTGCAAGAATCTTGTTTCTTTGCCACAAAAAAAGTTTATCAACGATTTAAAAATTGTTGGAATATATTTACTTGGCAGGATTACTTCCAATGGGCTAATTTGCTTTTGGCATCTCCCACAAAATTATTAGCTAAATACAATCAAAGTCTTCGGTATAAATTAACTACCTATGCTCGAAGCAAAATAGAATCCCAATTAATAGATCGGGCATATCAATATATGGGATGGGAAAGAGCTTCTGATTGGGGGTTGTTAAGACAATTAAAATCTGGGACTCGGAAAAAATGTTTACAGATAATAGGAGGTTTAAAAGATAGTGATTTAGAAAAATACCTATTGGTGTGGGAATGTTTTAATGTAGTTTATTCATCTAAAACTATTAAAAAGAATCAAAAACTACCACCTCCTTCTGCTAATCATTTTTTAAAAATAACTCAAGAGTACAATTTTATTGTTAAAAATAAAGGAGCTAATTTACCTAATATTAATCAAGAAGAATGTAATTTAATTATTAGTAATTGTATCGAATTTGCTCGTCAATATTGTAGTCCTAAAATTTTAAATAGTGGAGAATACACAGAAAATTTAGTTGATCAAGTTAATGTAAATGTTCGAGAAGAAAAGGAACTTCAAAAAGAAGAATATAATCAGGTGGATACCATATTGACTAATGCCTTTTATGAATTAGATTTAACCCAGAAAATTTTATTTGAATTATGGAAAGGTTTACAGTTAACTCAAACAGAGATAGCTGAAATTATGGGGGTTAATTATGGTGAGTTTGTCAGAGAACAATATCAAGTTACCCGTCAAATTAATTCTACCCGACAAGAATTATTGGAAAAATTGGTCAGAGAAATTTTAGCTGATTCTCAAATTACTATAACTAAGCAAAAATTTAAAGAGTTAAAAAATCCTTTAGATCAATGGTTACAAGAATATTGTAAAGAGGTTTTATCTCAAAAAATTACAGAAATTTATCAATTATTGTCTGATAATGAAAAGTCAACAATTATGAACAATTTTCAAGAAAAAAATTTTACTGATAGTGATACATTGAACCATGATTTAAACCCTTTAGCGAAAAATTTGAAAACAAAATTAATAGAAGATTACCAATTGTTTTTCCCAGAAACTAATCACATTAATCTTTGTTTTGTCCATTTAGTAGAGGATTGGTTTATTAATAATTATCCTAATTTTATTTAA